From the Porites lutea chromosome 5, jaPorLute2.1, whole genome shotgun sequence genome, the window TTTTATCCCTTTCTTTCGAAAGTGCGAGACAAACGCAGAACACTATTTCGGAAGGTTTTAAAAATACGGCCGCTGACATGGATGGCGCAAGCTCCTGGTGTTTTTACTGCTTTCTCAAACTGACTTGCTTTTGCTCACATTATCGATAATAAACGAGTGTACCTTCCGGGATTCGAGTTCCGAGACGCAGTTTATATCGACTGTCATTAACCAATGGTGTTTgagttaaattttcttttttttttcaacatatTCATCAttcttttccactttttgacaGCTAAATGGCAGCAGCATCCCGAAACAAAGGAGATAGCTATTCTGCAAGAAAGGCACTCGGAAAGTAGAAGATTGCGGCATCAGGAAAACGAGGCAGATGAGTTGTCTACTCATCTGCTCGCCCCTCCGGGCAAAGGCCACAGAGATGAGAGACCAAGTAGTGACGGAGATGATGAACAGGAGGGAGAGGAAAGTGAGGTCGTTTGCACCAACCCATTTGCCCTTTTATCTGACGAGTGAGGAAGGAGGAAGGAACTCGATACGTGGATCTCTTATGTCAACTGTCGAGAAGCCGGGTGAGAGAAACATAACATGTCACAAAAATGTCCTGCTTTTCAGAGAAAGCAACCACCAGAAACATCTCTCATCTGCGTCAGTGGTTATGTTACATGTCTTGGCTGAATTCATGGCTCTGAGACGCACGATCTTTTGAACTTGAATTCCAATTGggaaaaactttgtttcaatTGGCTCCAGATTATGCCAATCTATCCCGTGGAAACATCTTAGAGGTCAAACAGTTCACGCGTTTATAGGGTTGCCGCTAAAATATCCATGTGAAAATTATGGAAGACTGATACTGATAAATAAAACGGCAAGAGAACGGTGAGGGGAACAGGTTACTGTCCTTTCTAAGGGCTGCTCAAGCATACTACTTGggattattattaattttttttatgttgttgttgttgttgttgttgttgtttttaaaaaaagccgtTCGAACTAAAATCGTGTGTCCGTGTCGTTATGCGCGCTATATCACATAAGGTGTTTCAGCTATTGCAACAAAATGTGGAATAAGACTACGGTAGGAGAGGGTGCTTTACCTTTCTAATGGAGAACCACACCTGTCCGTGTCATGACAGACTGTAGCAGTGGACTATGGGAAGATACAAGATTGCAGATTTAATCAAGATAACGGCCTTATTACAACTTCAGCTAGAACGTACGTGCAATGGCGTTGCCAAAGAAGTTGCAAGGCTCTGTTATATGTTGAAATTTAACTCTCGAAACTGAATCAAGTAcagcttctttgttttgatgtagAGCTGAGGTGGTGAAGCATATGGAGGCTAGTTTCAAGTAGGGGTATTACCCGGTGATTCGTGATACGATTGTGGTAGCATTTTTGGAAGTGGAACCTGGAACAGCTACTTTTCGTGAAACTTCAGTTTCTCCGAAAGAAACGCGAAGTTTTAACCGAACAGCTTTAAGTTTGCAGCAGAGTGTGTAACAGGttattaaaggagctgtgtcccAAATTTAGACTGGAGGAACtgcagggccgagttgttctaACGCCGGTTAGcgttaacccaggattaaattttaacccgggtttctttttctttttgtcaaaaacCCTCTCTTAGATAATTTTCTATATTtcttttagagcatccaatcatcaaattgtaggcaaagagcatgaaactgaatttgttttttaagctctcatgcttgagttcaaattttgcactaaccctgggttatcttaacccagcttcgaacaatcCTGCTCTGGCCACTAAATAGGTCATTTTCGATTGCCAAAAACTCTCAATTTTAAAACGATACTTAGTGCttaacctttcttgtgaaaagaGTGTTATGTGCATGAGAATTAAATAACAATCATattcatatcaatagcttcgcactaagcctcgctttgaaacggAGGCTCTAGGCAACTCGAAAATGGCTTATTGGTGAACCTCGTTCCCAAGGTTCTCTCCTACTCGTGTCCAGGCGCGAGAGAGGGGACAaataggagaggaccctggaaacgaggctgtAAATTGTGTAAAACATAAAACCAGTCTGCGCATCAACATTGAAGGGTGGTTAAATAACACAGCATATGCAGGAAAGGAAGCGGCGCGCATCTTCCCTTGGTAACGAAAAAAAGAGGAAGCTACTATTGTGCAGGCAGGCATTCTAGCACCGTTAATAACTCTTCTTGGGGTTAAGTTAGAGAGCTAATATTGCCTCTTAAATGAGCTTTAAGAGATTCAAAGTTCATAATTATTGGAaaataaatgacaaatttctttttattaaacTTTGACCAAAATTAACAGCGTATTTATATGAGACCTCCATTAACAGTAAATAAATTTTTCGATGCACAAGAGCCCAGTCTCGTAGGCATTCCTAGTTTAGTCGGTCGGTCGATAAATTTCggctttttttgtaaagtaatttctttttattaaacTTTGACCAAAATTAACAGCGTATTTATATGAGACCTCCATTAACAGTAAATAAATTTTTCGATGCACAAGAGCCCAGTCTCGTAGGCATTCCTAGTTTAGTCGGTCGGTCGATAAATTTCggctttttttgtaaagtatctCATGGTTGGTTTTACCTTTTCCTGTCTTAGACGGTCAGAGCTTTTTTTGGCATCGCATTCTGCGTGCTGTAGCCGAAAGTCATCCCATACCGGAACTTCTCACCTGTAAAATgccgattaaaaaaaaaacagggcaaTCAGTGAACAATATACATTAGATGAAGTGCATAAAAAGTTTGAATGCCAAGGGAAACCTAGACCCTAACCCGGGTACcggaggttttttctcgcgttcGGGGGGATGCTTCGATGTCGGCCACAGGCTGAAACATCTTCAGCCGAAGTCACGAGCGGCGCGGTTTACCATAGAGACTTGACCGAAGCCGGAAACTGCGCATGAAAATTCTCAGGCACCCAGGGTACCTAACCCTAGTCGTTTACCGAAAGGTGTGGATAGTGGTTTAAACAGTGGATAGAGCAAGCGCTGTCCACATATTAAACATCCGGGCCCTGGATTTCGACTTTTAAATCCGGATTTTTTCCTATGCGAGCACACCCACCCCaccctagttttttttttcagggactTGGAAAGGTCTAGAGGCTGGAATCTTCTAGTTGTTTCAGTTCCAAGGCTTACAAGTTTAATACTTCTCCCTGTAAAACTGACATTTTCTATCAGAAATACAAACCCTcaatacactgtaattttcaggaagttataataactcctctagtggggctaatttaactccttacagtggagttatttttcgtggagttactttaactccaaaaaggagtttaaacaactctttttcaggagtaaaagtgaccccagatattgaggagttaaaataaccccaaaaaaggagttatcctgtacctaaaatttttactccactttcagagttaaattaactccaaaaagagtaaaaacaacccatgtaaggagtacaagtaaccccatttcggagtaattttgactccagactgggagtaaaaagaactctttttcaggagtaaaaatgaccccaaattcggagttaaattaggagttaaaataaccccaaaaaaggggttatcctgtacctaaaatttttactccatttttggagttataataactccctaaaaattacggtgtaacCACTACTGAAAGCAAAAACTAGCGGGTGGCAATATGCAAACGTGCGAATCAGCCACCGAAGCAAATGTGCATGATCGGTACTTCAGACCTCCtttgaagttttgaaaaaaagtacGGCTCACAAGACTTGTAATTTCATTTTCAGAGAAAATCATAGGTCCCTTCATTACGTTTAATGGAAACCTTACCTGGTACATGGCCAGTATAGTGCGGGACTTGTCCTGAATCTTTCAAATAAATTGGCTTGGTGTCGACGATTTTGATCACGGGACGTTCCACCACAACGGGTAGGTCCTTTACTCGTTTCAGACGGTCGCTTTCATCTGTAAACTCGCAGAGCGCCTTATTCGTCAATAGCGGGTATCCCATCCCCATTTGACCTCGGGCACGCGGGACAAATCCCGTATAACCTGACATAAGGAACTTTTTCGGGTCGTCGTTGCTCATGACATATGGAGAGAGCGAGTGCTGCAGAACGTTTGGAGAGTAGTAAGCTTTAGGTTTTATGGTTATTGACTGCAGTGGGGTCCTGTATTTGGTAGTGATGAGTGTGTCTTTCGATAAGAGCTCTGGTGGGACTTCCTTGCCTTTCTGAAGGTCAGCAATTGTTCTGAGGTCCCGAATTTTACGGTGGTGTTTAAGCTGGTCGCTTTGGAAATCTGCAATGGCGCTCAGGCAGGTATCCGCGTAGGGTTTTCCAAAGTAATGCTCTCCTTTAGGAATATAACCTATAGAATGTAATAACGCTCAATGTCATGAAGAAGTCTATGAGAGTGCCTTGGGCGGGATGCATAAAGCAACTAAAGATCAAAAGTGTGAGTTTTCTGTAACCGTTTTTGCCTCTTCTCCCTTTGAATGATTTTATCGTGATCTCTTCGTTATATAAACTTTTTGCTTTCCTAATATGCTCCTTATTCTGCTTCAGTTGCCGAGTTATCTGCGATACCGTGCAAGTAATCCAAACAAAGAGAATGGTTTCAGAAAGAATCGCAGTTAATCCTATATGTGTTTCTTTCCGTGAGCGGTCTCTGAAAAACCTCTATAACCTCCTTCCTCTATAccttgaattttaatatatccaAAGAACCCTGTTGCACGCGGATCTACCACCGGAAgcttattttttcttattttgtccGTTTGTTTTGCGTGACACCTTCCTCGCGGCTAGTAATTTAAACCCTCGCTCGCGTGCTTCGCTGGGTCTACTACATACAATGTATAGCACTCGTGAATCTACCTTTTCTCATTAACGATTGAGGCAAAAACCTCGGTTTCTAAAAGAACGCTTGCTACACATGTCAGAAGCGTGGCATCTCGGCATACTACTCGATCAAGCCCACAACGAATGGTCTTACGAAAAATATATGCAAAAACGGGTAGGAAACTGATTGAATGAGCCAATGTTTGATGACAATGCATACATTACGGAGACATAAATTAAATTCAAGAAGTCGCTTCCTTGGTTACAAGTGTAAACTATGCTCTGACTCGGCCGCCGACAGTCACACAACAGAACAGAAACTTTCGTTTGTTGACTTTAAATCTCTTTTTTGAGAGATCTGCGATCTTAATTTTCACGGGAGTAAACCGAAATGGTTGTATTTCGCCAGTAAATTTGTCGGTTACTTTgatgttgttttaaattgcgGCAAGGGAAGTTAACACAAAGGTTTTCACACGTTTGTCTAAATTTTCGCTATACCCTCAATTTTCGTTTTGCACATAATGGGTACTAGCAGACTAATTACTCTATCTTGGTAGCCAGATAAAAAATCGTAGAAGTAAAATGTACAGATGAAGATGGCCTGGATATGTTTAAGCGTTATTTCCCACCAATACGTTGACAGTTCCCGCGAAAATGCCTTCGGTATTCAGTGTTTTGTGTACCCAGCTTATTAATAAGGATTAACCAATTCAGTGCTTAAACCCTGGAACCAACTTGAACAATTACaggaaagaaacaaacaaaatttatccGCTTACCTGTGTAGTTGGGTACCATCTCATCGCAGAGCTTTTGGTCGCCAAGATTTAAGCATCGAGCCGTGATTAACGCTCGCCTGCCGTCTTTCGGTGGCCGAGGCTGTGGAACAATGTCAGACAGAACAGGCCTACCGGAGCTAGCAACCGATGATGTTGTCAAAAGCTGCGAGGTCGTTCTACCGAAAGTTTCACCGATTTGGTACTTAAATTGAGGACAGTAGCCACAGTAGCTGTGAAGGTAAATTGATCGTAAGAGTCCATTGCTGTTGTAGCTACAGCTGAGGAATTATTGATGTACATTTGTTTGCGAGTAATAAACAGGAAATTTGCTCGCGCGCCGGCATGTTAAGGTGGTTCTTAAAGAAAATTCACTTACCCAGGAGTATGGTATGGATCTGGAGTCATGAGAGTGGATTTTCGCGTCCCCCTCATCATTTTAGCGATACGTTTTCAATCGAATGAACGCGTGATCTTAGAAACACATTATTCTCTAAAACCACTCAAGTCCAACTGCAAAGACAATTGACTAATAAATACATTATGTTTAATTATCCGTATGACATCATTAACAATACCGCACAACCCCATGGGAATCAGAAAGGTGTTTCGTTCGAATTCATTTGTGACTGCAAAAGGATTTTCACTGCAATGCGCAATTTCTGGTTACTTTTTAGCATAGGACCCATAATTGGTGAATGGTTCCTGTTCATCATTGCTATTCGCCATCCATGGTACCTTAAATTTTCAGTCTGCAAAGGACTGCAAAGCTTAATGAAACGACAAAAAGGATAATTCCAGTTAatcttgaaaattaaactgcAGTTATGCTTCTACCGCAATATTGCTATTTGCATGAAAAGAAAGGTTGATAAAAAAGAGGCTTTTCAATCTCCTTCAAATGAAAAAGCTAGGCTGTCAACAAACGTTTTATGTTCGAATGCGGGTGATTTAGCGAGCGCGCGAGGATAAGTGCGGAGCGCGAGAACTAGAGAGAAACATCCACCCCTTGTGTTAGCGGTCAATACACTGCTAGCTCGCGGTTTTGTTTTCATACGCACGCAAGAAAATAGAAGGTCTTTGACCAATGTTTATTTTCGCACTGACTGTCAAGGGTGCGAGGGTCATAAAATTAGGTTAAAGCTGGTTAAAGTGACATCACGAGCCGCCCGTTTTGCATTTAAAACTAGTCTGTTCACAGACCTCCTATTTCTCACAGAGATCATCGAGCACGCGTGTGAATCCGCGGGGCATAAAGAGAAAAACGTCAGGTTCCCATGGCCGGCTCCCATGAAAACGTCTGTGGACGGGCTAATTTCATACtttcgtagcctgcgtagcaaggatttccaatcgagttattgcgtcGCCTGTGAATACAACCGTTTCTCCTTGTTCCTCGCCGCTAGCAAGGaaaaacggctgtattcgcaaaCTAGTTATTGCGCGGAAGCAGGAGCCCAACTTTCGCGACGACCTCGCGAGGAACAGGCTCGTGCTCTCGCGGTTTTCCTGGTTGATATCCTTGATTCTCCCTTCAGATATTTtgtctgaataataaaattaactTTTCCTAGCTAGAGCTCATAAAGGTCTccagttttcaaagaaaatagtTTAAAATCAGTCACGGCTTTTGGTCATTCACATGATAAAAACAACTAACTTGTGAATGAAACCTGCCACGGGTAAGATCAAGGCAAGCAGGAGCAGGAGATAGTAAAAAGCCGCCCGCTATAAGAACCAATCATACTGTAGGATTTGGAGAATCTTGCATGTTAGGCAGAAAATTCTACCAAAAACAAGAGTTGGAAACATTTCGTGTGTGTTACCAGAGGTTTTGGGAAAAATATTCCTTCGGATCTTTGAAAACTGCACGAGCACAGGCGAAGGTTTTGTTACGTCATCTTCGGACACTATTCGGAAGTGTTCTTATGACTCTCCCCAGTTTGTTATATGTCCAATGTTGGCGCGAGAGTTCGAAGGTGCTCAAAAGCATGCGTACGTTGTGAGTAACAATCGCGATGAAATGTAGATGAAATTCACTTGAAAATTCAGCTGAACGCTCATCAGGTGAGAGAAAAAGTCGTGAGGAGGAAGTAAACGTGATGTTCAGAAGACTTTGAAGGAAGAAGGTCCAGCAATGGCGACAGCTGGATTGTCCCCAATCTGCTACAATCATCCCGAGAAAAAGGCAGATTTCAAGTGCTTTGACTGCAAACGTGGTAGGTTGTTAGTTGGTTCATCGATGCTCTAACGTACGACTTTATCTCGGAAAAGTTTAGACATTGCTTGCTCGTGAAAAGAGGAGCAAGAAATTGTCCACGTATGCGTTGCATTTCTTGTCATTTCCTTTGCACATGtgtcaaaattcaacacatGATCTGCTTGTCATCCTGGACAGCATAATTTTTGGTCAATATTTGAGCTaaacttcagaatacccggcTACTTCTTTGCGTATCATTGAATACCAAAAGTGCCTATTGTGTCATACCTCGTTCTTTAAAGCGTTCCGACAAATGTAAATGATGTGGCTGGGTTTTCTGAAGTTGTCATGATGAGTGTTCAGTTGTATAATAGAGGTGGCAGGGGATGGCAAAATAGGAAGGACCCTCAGTCAAGCGCCCtcccttttcttttcaaagagttttttttttcaattttttttttgacacagCTTCCCACTGCTGCATAATTAACATGCTACATGAttatcttatttttattttactcaaAGGGAATTTGTTATTTGGGAAATCGATAATTGAGATAAATACTGTAAGCACCCCAGGGGctccactcacatattttaatgacggggggggtccgacagaggttcatattttataccc encodes:
- the LOC140938880 gene encoding ciliary microtubule inner protein 2B-like; this translates as MMRGTRKSTLMTPDPYHTPGYCGYCPQFKYQIGETFGRTTSQLLTTSSVASSGRPVLSDIVPQPRPPKDGRRALITARCLNLGDQKLCDEMVPNYTGYIPKGEHYFGKPYADTCLSAIADFQSDQLKHHRKIRDLRTIADLQKGKEVPPELLSKDTLITTKYRTPLQSITIKPKAYYSPNVLQHSLSPYVMSNDDPKKFLMSGYTGFVPRARGQMGMGYPLLTNKALCEFTDESDRLKRVKDLPVVVERPVIKIVDTKPIYLKDSGQVPHYTGHVPGEKFRYGMTFGYSTQNAMPKKALTV